The following proteins are encoded in a genomic region of Oncorhynchus masou masou isolate Uvic2021 chromosome 32, UVic_Omas_1.1, whole genome shotgun sequence:
- the LOC135527087 gene encoding BTB/POZ domain-containing protein KCTD8-like — translation MAMKETILPISEVSAPAPPPTPEVVELNVGGQVYVTKRSTLVSVPDTTLHAMFARCPPRELPRDSRGRFFIDRDGFLFRYVLDFLRDRQLVLPDHFPERERLQREAEHFQLGELLRLLGPRVGSKQGSMNDEGCHSDIEESSQSSEYPTGRTSTSSDKRSGFITIGYRGSYTTVRDNQADAKFRRVARIMVCGRIALAKEVFGETLNESRDPDRPPEKYTSRFYLKFTYLEQAFDRLSEVGFTMVACNSTGTAAFVNQYRDDKIWSSYTEYIFFRPALKTVSPKQDCEERKQDRLGTDKGSESGTSLNELSTSSSETHSEATSPQDGPNLGGGGGGGSVAPCGALQSVSRQPSTLTLGRPSKKGSSVQWMQLPDKRRNSELFQSLMGREGGLSRKKNTERPSAEEEMKQCIQDFNNIKIPQAFPERKRQWQSELLQKYGL, via the exons ATGGCCATGAAGGAAACCATTCTGCCCATCAGCGAGGTGTCCGCCCCGGCCCCGCCCCCGACCCCAGAGGTGGTGGAGCTAAATGTGGGTGGCCAGGTGTACGTCACCAAGCGCTCTACCCTGGTCAGTGTGCCTGACACCACCCTGCACGCCATGTTCGCCCGGTGCCCACCGCGGGAGCTGCCGAGGGACAGCCGAGGTCGATTCTTCATCGACCGCGATGGCTTCCTGTTCCGCTACGTGCTGGACTTCCTGCGAGACCGCCAGCTGGTGCTGCCCGACCACTTTCCCGAGCGCGAGCGTCTGCAGCGGGAGGCTGAGCACTTCCAGCTGGGCGAGCTGCTGCGCCTCCTGGGGCCCCGCGTAGGTTCCAAGCAGGGCTCCATGAACGATGAGGGCTGCCACAGCGACATCGAGGAGAGCTCGCAAAGCAGCGAGTACCCCACAGGTCGAACCTCGACTTCCTCAGACAAGAGGTCAGGGTTCATCACCATCGGCTACAGGGGCTCCTACACTACAGTGCGAGACAACCAAGCCGACGCCAAGTTCCGACGCGTGGCACGGATCATGGTGTGCGGACGCATCGCCCTGGCCAAAGAGGTGTTTGGGGAAACACTGAACGAGAGCCGGGACCCCGACAGGCCGCCGGAGAAGTACACTTCACGGTTTTACCTCAAGTTCACCTACCTGGAGCAGGCATTTGACCGGCTTTCTGAGGTGGGCTTTACAATGGTGGCGTGTAACTCTACGGGAACAGCCGCTTTTGTCAACCAGTACAGGGACGACAAAATCTGGAGCAGCTACACGGAGTACATCTTCTTCA GACCGGCATTGAAGACCGTCTCCCCCAAGCAGGACTGTGAGGAGCGCAAGCAGGACAGACTGGGCACTGACAAGGGCAGCGAGAGCGGCACGTCCCTCAACGagctctccacctccagctccgAGACCCACTCCGAGGCCACCTCACCCCAGGATGGTCCCAACCTGGGTGGGGGAGGCGGCGGGGGATCCGTGGCCCCCTGTGGAGCCCTCCAGTCCGTCTCCCGGCAGCCCAGCACCCTCACCCTGGGGCGACCCTCCAAGAAGGGCTCGTCAGTGCAGTGGATGCAGCTGCCGGATAAGCGACGCAACAGCGAGCTCTTCCAGTCGCTGATGGGGCGTGAGGGCGGCCTGAGTAGGAAGAAGAACACGGAAAGACCCAGTGCAGAGGAAGAGATGAAGCAGTGTATCCAGGACTTTAACAACATCAAAATCCCACAGGCTTTCCCTGAGCGCAAGAGGCAGTGGCAGTCCGAACTACTCCAAAAGTACGGTCTATAG